Proteins encoded within one genomic window of uncultured Desulfobacter sp.:
- the feoB gene encoding ferrous iron transport protein B, translated as MNEPSDSGPEKLLVGLAGQQNAGKSTTFNMLTGANQHIANYPGVTVDKKTGFYRHRGVRVETVDLPGTYSLTSFSLEERVARDFLISEKPDVIVNVVDASSLKRSLYFTFQVLEMGFPVTVALNMMDVAKRNGTHVDVSALEHRLGVSVIPTIGRKRQGKTELRDAIMDTASRKAHHPLRINYEELEPAVQELNNRLDEREVAKNYPSRWLAVKLLEGDSEAERIAGEYLGEQCEELKMAADIRREFEEDHYLNVPDYMVGCRDRLATDIISTCVTETRDGRDRVSETIDKIVLNRFAAPIFLIATVFVIYQLSIVKGYELTAYWWPILAKLRAMIAGVLPAAGILEDPYIRSMGLWMVDSANALLNYIPIFLILFALIAILEDSGYMARIAFILDKLFHSFGLHGQSTLPYILGGVFAGGCAVPGVMSTKGIPDERSRMATILTVPYMNCLAKIPFYTLLINVFFAPYKSWAMLFLSTVTIFVALLVAKLLTSTVLKSMETAPFVMELPKYHPPTLFGVGQRAIERTWQYIKKVGSIVVAVSVCVFTLLQFPGISDEKQAFFDGEMARAVDTFQTKIAQTQYAERFKDEAALVAMINVYNDFKTARLNIKGADASKALAANFKADYPEQFVFLKPGKDKDAKKVNKALRGLVSTRKSLRRQIKEAQIETSFLGMVGRSLEPVTQWAGFNWKINVAILSSFAARESSVATIGVLYQQGADENKSLEDRMGAEAGEGGFSPLHALAIMVFFALYPPCLATTIMIKVQTGSYKWMVFSMFFPTTLGFITACLIYTGGNLLNLSGIQMMGVFYAAVVLTAVCTGLFRSWKRKPGPLPDLRQAPKPL; from the coding sequence ATGAATGAACCATCTGATTCGGGCCCGGAAAAACTTTTGGTAGGCCTGGCCGGCCAGCAGAATGCCGGCAAATCAACTACATTTAATATGCTTACCGGGGCGAACCAGCACATTGCCAACTACCCCGGCGTTACTGTCGATAAAAAAACCGGTTTCTATCGTCACCGGGGCGTCCGTGTGGAAACCGTGGACCTACCCGGCACCTACAGCCTGACCTCTTTTTCCCTTGAAGAGCGAGTGGCGCGGGATTTTTTGATTTCCGAAAAGCCTGATGTCATTGTCAACGTGGTGGATGCCTCTTCTTTGAAACGCAGTCTTTATTTCACCTTCCAGGTACTGGAAATGGGCTTTCCTGTAACGGTTGCCTTGAACATGATGGATGTGGCCAAACGCAACGGCACCCATGTGGATGTGTCCGCCCTGGAACATCGCCTGGGGGTGAGCGTCATTCCCACAATAGGCCGCAAACGTCAGGGTAAGACTGAGTTGCGGGATGCAATCATGGATACAGCGAGCCGTAAAGCCCATCATCCCCTTCGTATCAACTATGAAGAACTTGAGCCGGCTGTTCAGGAGCTTAACAACCGGCTGGATGAGCGTGAAGTGGCCAAAAATTACCCCTCCCGGTGGCTGGCCGTCAAACTCCTTGAGGGGGACAGCGAAGCCGAGCGTATTGCAGGTGAATATCTTGGCGAACAGTGTGAAGAATTAAAAATGGCCGCAGATATCCGCCGGGAGTTTGAAGAAGACCATTACTTGAATGTCCCCGATTACATGGTGGGCTGCCGGGACCGCCTGGCAACGGATATCATCAGTACATGCGTCACGGAAACCAGGGATGGCCGGGACCGGGTCAGCGAAACCATCGATAAAATCGTCCTGAACCGTTTTGCCGCCCCCATTTTTCTCATTGCCACGGTATTTGTCATTTACCAGCTTTCCATTGTTAAGGGGTATGAGCTTACGGCCTACTGGTGGCCCATCCTGGCAAAATTGCGTGCCATGATTGCCGGTGTGCTGCCCGCAGCGGGCATCCTGGAAGATCCGTATATTCGCTCCATGGGGTTGTGGATGGTAGATTCGGCCAATGCTCTTCTTAACTACATCCCCATTTTTTTGATTTTGTTTGCTCTCATCGCCATCCTTGAGGACAGCGGATATATGGCCAGGATCGCCTTTATTCTGGACAAATTGTTTCATTCGTTCGGGCTTCACGGTCAATCCACACTGCCCTATATTTTGGGCGGTGTGTTTGCAGGGGGGTGTGCCGTACCCGGGGTCATGTCCACCAAGGGCATACCGGATGAGCGGTCCCGCATGGCAACCATCCTTACCGTGCCCTATATGAACTGTCTGGCCAAGATTCCCTTTTATACCCTGCTCATCAATGTATTTTTTGCCCCATACAAATCCTGGGCCATGCTTTTTTTATCCACGGTGACGATTTTCGTTGCTCTCCTGGTGGCTAAGCTTTTGACCTCCACAGTGCTTAAATCCATGGAAACCGCACCCTTTGTTATGGAATTGCCCAAATATCACCCCCCGACACTGTTCGGCGTGGGCCAGCGGGCCATTGAACGGACCTGGCAGTACATCAAAAAGGTTGGCTCCATTGTAGTCGCCGTTTCCGTGTGCGTATTTACCCTGCTTCAGTTTCCGGGTATTTCCGATGAAAAACAGGCGTTTTTTGACGGCGAAATGGCCAGAGCCGTGGATACTTTTCAGACCAAAATCGCCCAGACCCAGTATGCGGAACGATTTAAGGATGAAGCCGCTTTAGTGGCTATGATCAATGTGTACAACGATTTTAAAACCGCACGGTTGAACATAAAAGGGGCAGACGCGTCCAAGGCCTTGGCTGCTAACTTCAAAGCCGATTATCCTGAACAATTTGTGTTCCTTAAACCCGGAAAAGATAAGGACGCCAAAAAAGTGAACAAGGCCCTTCGCGGCCTGGTCTCCACGCGTAAATCCTTGCGTCGCCAGATCAAGGAAGCGCAGATTGAAACCAGTTTTTTGGGTATGGTGGGCCGCTCCCTTGAACCTGTAACCCAGTGGGCCGGATTCAACTGGAAGATCAATGTGGCCATTCTATCCTCTTTTGCCGCCCGGGAATCTTCGGTGGCCACCATTGGTGTGCTTTACCAGCAGGGGGCGGATGAAAACAAAAGCCTTGAAGACCGTATGGGCGCGGAGGCCGGAGAAGGCGGCTTTTCTCCTTTGCATGCCCTGGCCATCATGGTCTTTTTTGCGCTGTACCCGCCCTGTCTGGCAACAACTATCATGATCAAGGTGCAGACCGGTTCATACAAATGGATGGTCTTTTCCATGTTTTTTCCCACGACTTTAGGGTTTATTACGGCCTGCCTGATTTACACCGGCGGCAATCTCTTAAATTTATCCGGTATCCAGATGATGGGTGTGTTTTACGCCGCAGTCGTTCTGACGGCGGTGTGTACCGGCCTGTTCAGATCCTGGAAACGTAAGCCCGGCCCTTTGCCTGATCTTCGCCAGGCGCCAAAGCCCTTATAG
- a CDS encoding FeoA family protein, whose protein sequence is MPGHRRRQHCRANCNMLRDIKPGRRAKIRCHHAKGAVRQRLLDLGFVPETEVEVIRKAPLGDPIECCVANYTVALRKSEADLIEVECD, encoded by the coding sequence ATGCCAGGACATAGAAGAAGACAACACTGCAGGGCAAACTGCAATATGCTCAGGGACATTAAACCCGGACGGCGGGCTAAAATCCGCTGCCACCATGCAAAAGGAGCGGTGCGTCAGCGCCTGCTGGACCTGGGATTTGTCCCGGAAACCGAAGTTGAGGTGATCCGCAAGGCCCCACTGGGGGATCCCATTGAATGCTGTGTGGCCAATTATACGGTCGCCCTGAGAAAATCTGAAGCAGACCTCATTGAGGTTGAGTGTGACTAG